The Raphanus sativus cultivar WK10039 unplaced genomic scaffold, ASM80110v3 Scaffold4471, whole genome shotgun sequence genome contains the following window.
CACTAAAAGGTTGCCATGAGTTTGGATCCGAGCTTCCTGATGACCAATCAGACCTGTCTGTTTGCTGAAGATCCCAAACACTTCCTTCAACCCTATCTCTCTGTTTCAACAAGAAGAGTCATAATAATGTAAGAAAAAAACTGATGCAAAGCCTAAATGTTGTTGGTCTAACGCTTAGATTAGGTAATTACCGAAGGAGTTGAGGACACGGAACGCATCCCTGGAGAGGTTTGGTTTTGTGACAAGTCTCTGCTTGGTGAGGCTGACGCAGATTTAGAGGCAAGTGCTTGCTTGAGATCCTGCAACTCTTGCCTCTGCGATCTGCAGATAGCAGAAAGCTTTTCGAACTTAGCAGTAATCTCAGCCTTCTCTGACTTTGTATGCTTCAACTCATCCTTTAACCTCTCTATCTCAGCCTCCAGTGCATCTTCTTTTCCAGGTTTATTACCATTATCAAGCTTCGCCGTATCGAAGTCAGCAACAAACGAGTTAAAAGCATCGTCCTTAGACAATCTTGCCCTGTTACTGGCTGCTGCTGCAGCAGGACTTGTATCCTTACCTCGAGCCTCTCCTCTCACAGGACTAGGCTTTTTAGCTATGTTAGTATTGTTGTCTTCTGATACAAGAGAGGTTTGAGCATGCTGAGTCGCCCAAAAGGCACCAAGAGGGCCTCCTCCACTAGCTTGTTCTCCAGACGATgatggtggtggaggtggtggacTTCTACGAGGTGCTGGAGAAGATTTGCTTGATGGTTTTGATGATGAACCGTCAGTAGATTGCATTTCAGGTGGTCCATCAGGTAATGACTTCTGTAAATTAGCAGGAAGCTGCTCGTTGACACGAAACCAAACCTGTAGATACAAAATGTTATTAGCCACATTGCAAGTTGTTGCATCAAAATGACAACAAAAGtgtcattattattattatttacctGTGTAACATCTGGTCGTTCATCAGGTGAACCTTGAAGCATGTCTCTAATGAGATCCGTAACAGAGGAACTGTACTTAGGCGTTTCAGGTATACGGTAGTTCCCGTTTAAAACCTGAAGCTTTGATTCTCCATCAAACGCACTCTTGAAATAGCATATCCGATATAAAAGACATCCAAGAGCCTGGCAACAACCATTTGCAAAAGACATTAGTGTCCTCGACCTCATTGATTAATCTATCAATCAGGAGAAGCGTTTTCAAAATGGCATTTACCCATATATCGACCTTCTCACTTATAATCTCCCTTCGAAAGAGATCCCACAtctattttaaccaataaagACACATGAGAATATCAAAACATTGCTCCTTCCTTATAAATCTGTATTAAAAAAGCATTATCTAGTCAAAACCTCAGGAGCTCTATATGCTGGTGTTGTGTGTTTCCTTATATTGTCTTCTTCAATTCCCATCTCTTCTGCTCTTTCGAATACCTTGTGGTTTGTTGAAACGCTTCCGAAATCGCATAGCTTCCACTGTCCATCTGAGCTCAATAGAAGATTCTCAGCCTTCAAGTCTCTgagacaacaacaacagtaACATCTGAGCTCAACAGAAGATATCTAGTGAAGCTGCGTGTGTGTATATACCTGTGAGCGATGCGTGGGGACTGAGAATGCATCGCAAAGACAGCATTACACACATCTCTGAAGATCAAAAGAGCCTGTTTCTCTTCAAAGTAACCAGCACCTCTGCTCTCAAGCACTTCCACAAGAGACTTCCCGCAATACTCCATAGCCAAAAGAGCTTCCTTCTTGTTCCTCCCCGTATCCAAGACACCGTGCGCGTACAGCGCGACTACGTTCGGATGCCCCTTCAGAGATTTCAGAACAGAGATCTCTTTCATCACGAGCTCGAGCGACTCCTCGTCGTTGCATATCATGTGCTTCAAAGCGTACTGCTTAGACGCGTGGTTTGTGTCTTGAGCCAAGTAGACGCTGGAGAATCCTCCTTCAGCGATGACGCCTCTCACCTGGACTTTGAGGCTTCCTATCTCGAGGTAACGACCTTCGAGACCCGCGGGCTCTTTCTGAGCGAATGGTTTGAACTTCCACATGGTTGGTTATAGATCAGTGGAAGAGCAACAAGAATGGCTCTGCACAAACTTAATACATTTTtcagacaacaaaaaaaaaggcataGATCAAGCACTACCCAACATGCTAAAACAACTTCTCAGATTAGAAACCAAACAAGTAGAACTAAAAGTGTGAGTCTTTTGCTCAATGTTCTAGATGGAGATATAAGGTGAAGCCCTAACCAGATCAGTACAGAACCTCATGAGCATCAAAAACTATAGGGGAATCAAAGCTCAAAATCTACTTCACAAGTGTACTCCTTTGAATCAGGATTCTGATTCAAACATCACACACACAACACTAACGAGTCCAACGATTAATCATCGGAAACAGAGTCTCTAGCTTTTCCGGGTGATCGAGATCTCGCCCTAGAAACAGAGAATCCAATTCCAGATTAGAGGATAAAGATCGTACCTTTGGGAGAAACCCAGATGCTGATGAGaagagttttatattttaaccccaaaaaaaaaaatcgaaatcaCTGTAGCTGCATTAAGATCTGCGTTCGCT
Protein-coding sequences here:
- the LOC130494795 gene encoding uncharacterized protein LOC130494795, which produces MWKFKPFAQKEPAGLEGRYLEIGSLKVQVRGVIAEGGFSSVYLAQDTNHASKQYALKHMICNDEESLELVMKEISVLKSLKGHPNVVALYAHGVLDTGRNKKEALLAMEYCGKSLVEVLESRGAGYFEEKQALLIFRDVCNAVFAMHSQSPRIAHRDLKAENLLLSSDGQWKLCDFGSVSTNHKVFERAEEMGIEEDNIRKHTTPAYRAPEMWDLFRREIISEKVDIWALGCLLYRICYFKSAFDGESKLQVLNGNYRIPETPKYSSSVTDLIRDMLQGSPDERPDVTQVWFRVNEQLPANLQKSLPDGPPEMQSTDGSSSKPSSKSSPAPRRSPPPPPPSSSGEQASGGGPLGAFWATQHAQTSLVSEDNNTNIAKKPSPVRGEARGKDTSPAAAAASNRARLSKDDAFNSFVADFDTAKLDNGNKPGKEDALEAEIERLKDELKHTKSEKAEITAKFEKLSAICRSQRQELQDLKQALASKSASASPSRDLSQNQTSPGMRSVSSTPSRDRVEGSVWDLQQTDRSDWSSGSSDPNSWQPFSEPVLESASKTLNQSVRTKSKPASSAPAPASQGFEPWGFETESFRAAATSSASATQRSGNTSQQRFGNTKMRDNQKAAQPAGWAGF